Within Diabrotica virgifera virgifera chromosome 7, PGI_DIABVI_V3a, the genomic segment attaaaaaatgttttagaaaaaaatgagggcttcgattgtttgaggaaagttgtacgtatttttgaaggcaacttctTTGAAGACTTTACGACTTaacatattgttttatttttgagtatttttaatatgcatttgcatatttagacaaatttagaaaaaatacctgcatatttgtagtaaaagtaaggcatatatatatgcgcatattttggtaatgttgtgttgcatatattccgctctctactcatcatcattttattacaattatgataactattttattatcacttttatgaaaaaaagttatttttcataaagtGCTCTCCCTGGtccaaaatctaagatacaaccatcagacttcaaacttttttaattttatacgaggtatgtaaaaaatatgaatttttcttaagagttaagtgcctttattattaacaatattttaattagaaggatgtcattgaattctaaaacaattttttaattccaaacaacttttcttaataacaattttcgatattctgaaatataacggtactttactcttgagtgaaattcatattttttaacatacctcgtataaaattatttaaatttgatatttgatggttgcatcttaaaTTATATACGAtgaagagtattttataaagaataacttttattcgtaaaactgataataaaaaagttatcaataggttccaagatacgcagacatactgtataagagctaaaaaaaaaattttttttgctgaacatttattattgttgaagcttattattaaatgtattttaggtaagttttacagaaaaaagttttgatcactttgtataaacatttttttagctggaaattttcggtttttgtattacaattttgtaattttcttaattttcttaaaaagaaatggtttatttcatttctaaagtaaaataatttaatgcattttagagattacatcccaagctttaaaaaaacacttataaaactgtaatagatgtGTTCAAACTTTAGTAATATCGTCTTAAATTgatggtaattctataaaactacgaagatttcaaaaattacattttttgagacgtcatatcatttgaattaaatttatgagatttttttttaatgaaacatcatttagtaaaatacttgaaaggtaagttgtgcaaaactgagagttttataagaaaaactgtattagttacacatttttaaatcatttttaaacaatattcatacaaggctcattttccgcccccaccgtagttatgcccatacattttatttctttccatTATAACTATAAGATATCTTAATTATTCttatttcatgttcaatttgtaaaatttcatatgatccattagttaaagaattacattaaaataattcaaccatacacttcgccgtacgttagattacagtgcgccaatgttggtgagaagggtgactttagcgttataattaaaaaattatagaagttatagatttaattttagaaaattcttttttaaggtttttttttgtaaaattttctgaatttttcaatggtcaaataagtttttttctaaaattaatattttcggagttatttaaaaaaacatctaatttcgtagttcatttgtttaataaaaaatgaagcacccacttctcgagtagaactttctGATATGTTTTTTActaaacatttcttaataaaattacaaaaagttctatctttcttgattttttccgaagtgaaaatctatatgcactcccctaaagtTAAATAACAACTATCCACACATAACAACAATTGActggtttgaggttgtgagctcacacttaatatctgggatcattgaccacaaacacagggtcactacaggaagaaataaaacgaagaTGTGATCTAAGAAAAGTTGCCAGAGCAAAAATAACCACAATATTGAAGGACTTCAAGAGTCAAAATTTCAAGaccgttaaagatgaggttgatcaattGCTTAATATTCCCagtactgacctacggatgtgattcttggaccctgagacaataggaagaaagaaagatagacgccactgaaatgttctgttaaAGAAGggtgctacgaattccttggactgacgataggacaaataattcaattttaagagagttAAAAATTACCCAACGACTTTTCAGTAAAGTcaatctccaacaattaaaatactttggacattttatgagagcaaacacagaaaacatggaaataGTCATACAAGGAAAGCTGGAAGATCAcaaggaagatccccaacaagatggatccaTCAAACTACAGTAATATGCAAACGACATATGTATGAGATATAAGAAAttaccagagacagagatctttgaaGATGGACAGTATACggcatcacgtcgaccactacactgtCCGGGGAGGAAAgctggaaggccgaagatcacaaGGAAGATCCCCAAAAAgttggatcgatcaaattacaggaatatgcaaactACATATGTCTGAggtaaaagaaatgaccagagacatatctttggagacggacaatacacgacatcacgtcgacctcTACACTTCATTTGGGGGGTTAGGATTAAAGAGAGAGATTATATTCGTAAATTATTTATAACCAGTTATATTTATGACACTGATTTATTATACAAAGCAGTCTTTCTTTGGCTTCTGGCATCATCCTGTCCTTCATCATTTGCCTAAATTTAGGATCTTCAAAATCTGGATTAAGATCTCCTAAGCTTTGGCCTTTTTTACTAAACACTACCAAACTAACAAAATCCATCGTCCAGCCCAAAACTATTTCAGACTCCATCTCTAACTCTTTCAGAAAGTTTGTATAACTAAACGGTTCTGTATCACATCCAAAACGTTCTAAGTTGGACACAAATTCTGCATGATAATGGTGTATTAGATCGTCGAAATATTGTTTAGCAACAGCTGTCTGGACACTGGTAAATATGAAATTTAGAACGTCCACTGCAGGTGAGCCGTAATCGTACAATTGGAAATCAAAAAACATGTTCTTTGGTGGTTTTCCACTTTCGTATTTGGTCATTGTGTTGTTGAGCCAGAGGTCTCGATGGCAGATCGTTGCAAAGGGTTCTCGTACTTCAGTTTTGCTGTCTCCTTTGTCCCACGCTCTTTTTACCTAAAAGCAAGAACAGTTAAACATTGCTTGGGCTTAAAAACTACAGCAAAATATGGGGTACATAAAGGATAAAGGTTAATAACAATCTGTCAGATGTAATTCACATTATTAAAGGGTTTAATTAATGTTTAATTTATAAGTTGAGATTGTCCTAAAGGGATGGAAGAGAAGCTGTGAACGTATGGGATTTTACATTGGAGACGACTGTCTCCTTAATATTCATTTCGGCGATGATCAGGCTATAATACTCGTTCAAGATTCATTCGACTTGGAATTTATGTTAACTCGTCTATATGCAGCATACAAAAAATGGGGTTTAAATGCTAAAGAGAAAGAGGCAAAAAGAGTACTAAGAAAGTTGATCAAAAAGCAATCAGTGGAATCACCTATGTGACGAAAGAAACCAAGAAGTATGGGTAGTCTATCAGATTGTGGGTGGCTATCagattattataaaaaatacgaTAACTTCCAGCCTTATTGTATGCCAATGTTAATGAAGAAAAAGACCATAGCTTATTGAAATAGGAGATAACCAGATCGTAATGGATCGTACACCTTTGCACACCAAATGAATTGCTAGAAATCCTTGCAATAGTCTCGTGAAATGGCATGAATCGTGGGATTGAAACAAAAAGAACCTAAAATTTAGGTATAACGTCAAACTTGGCGTTATTTTTCAGATGGGACAAGAACGAAATAGGCTTCAGAAACTTATAAAATAATACCTGGAGGAGAAAGGTCTTCAACTTTCACCTATACGGATGTGGAAAGTATGAATGATCAGAACGATAAGAGATGATTTCTTGCAGTTCAGTGTTACTCCTTCAGATATACCTACCGATACAgcgagtttaaagaaaaatagataattttaaacataatatttgTTCGTCATTTACCTTTGGAATGAATGGTTTACATTCTTCTGATTCTGCTAGGATTTCTTCAATGACTAagaccatttttttaaatggattactcCCACTTCTTACCATATAGTTATTACAAAATGGTTTAACTTTTCTGTTAAATACATCGGGCTCTTTAATTTTTAAAGCAACTACTGTTGACTGGAATATGGCTAGATCTCTAAGAAGCAATTTGGTATCTTCCAAGTTATACCCAATGTATCGATCAAGGTTATGGTATCCtgcgaatttaaaaaataaaaagtaaaaaacataTTTTGCCATTTAGAGTTTGATACGTTCCTTCATAACAAATGTCACAATTCCTATCACTACCAAAGTATGTTTTTATTCTATacataatcttaatatttctaccTATCGGTGTgaggtgtttaaaaaaatacatttgatGCATTTATATCATATACAAATCTTCTCCATTCTTGCTTATTCTTGGCCCCCCATTTCGCTTCAGTCCaagttgtatttttcttcttcagTATTTCTACCCTTTCATCgttccaggttttctttggtctccCTTTTCCTCTCTTCTTTTTTACTTTTGCCTCCCATACACGTTTTACTTGTCTATTCTCGTTCATTCTACACATATGTCCAAACCATTTAAGCTTGTTCTTATCTAGTATTTGTGTTATTGCTTTGACTTGTAGTTCTTCTCTCACAatgctgtttcttattctatcgCGTCTTGAAATTCCTTTTACTTTTCTTAGGTACTTCAGGTCCATTAAGTTTATTCTACTTTTCGATGATTATGTTAGCACCCAGCTCTCACTACCATAGGTAAGGATTGGCCTGAAGATCGTTTTATATACCATAATATTTGTCCTGCTGATTACTTCTTTCTTTCCAATGCATGCTCTGTTTAAACTTTGGTACATTCTAGACGCCATGGTTATCCTTTCGTTGACTTCTTTTtctgatcttcctccattctctattttcacacccaggtatttatatgttgTAACTTGTTCTAGTTTCTTgttatttatctctatatttacttgTCTATCGTCATTCCTCATAACCTATATCCTTGTTTTCTCCatgtttaatttcatattttttttccAGCTCCTCTTTCCACATTATTAGGTTCCTTTTGAGGTCATCTTCGTTGTGTGCAAATAACTTTAGGTCGTCTGCAAATGCACATACTGAAATTCCTATGGGTTCTAGTCTGTGGTAACCAATGTGTAGTTTGCGTGTTTTTGCTTCCATTTCTTTTAGGATGTCATCCATGAGTACGATGAATAGTGTGGGGCTCAGTACTCCTCCCTGATTCAGTCCATCGCTTATCTTAAACATTtcattataacaaaatttattataagttaaAATCACTACTATTGGAATCacttgagatgtggctatatcgaaaacttcttaaaatcccgtggactgacagGGTTGtgaatgaggaggtccttagaagaatggggaagaaccgagaggtactaaccaccatcaaggCTCAAAACATGGAATACTTCCAACATATTATGCGAAATGAGTCCAGCTATGCCATCCTATAGgtcatcctgcaaggaaaaatatttggaaagcgaggtccaggaagaagaagaacatcctgaaagaacctcagaacctggttcaacacaacatctatGCAGCTTTTCTGcattgctgcagataaaataaatatTACGGTTAGGCATAAGGTTTTTATTGtggataaaaaaaattggaaactgttcattaaaaaaataatacctcaggctgtgggtgaaaaaacgtgatataattcaggaatttttaaaACCTGACAGGTGTTATAAAGGAccatgccaggaataacttatactaaaatgtaaccaaaaattttgtgcggttttttatttatgacgattttcatttgttaaatttacaatttttaaagattttaattttgcagcctacgctattcattttagagaaaaaatttaaacagaaaattgaagtaaattaaaaaacctacaatttgagctatgacaagtttaatttcgttaatacgttattgcaaaacagcctgccaaaggtccaaaatggccgctttttgcaattgccttattcattgtaaaaataacttatatgtattttttaaggctttaaaatgaagatatttcaatactaaacataaaaaaattgtagtgcccgattggtgaacttgttgtttagatattataatttgtttatcccaagaggtcaaatgtccaaggctataactttttgaaaaaaaaattgtatagagttaatccaagatccactctccttctaaagaatttatattttcatattctgttATAAATatatgcgtataacatttttcaacctattattttgggtttgaaaataagagggcaaatttcgttaaaaacatttggaactgaagccgcccctgtacatcctgagtttttaacttgcaggttattgtttctgaagacaaaataaagattcaaaactaaataaaaattttctacgaccaactaaagtcgagataattgtttttgttttcttaaatcgtagtgactttatttataacaattaagaaattatttcccagtcattgactaaagaaagacttatattatcttaaaatagaaattattgtaaccgaaaattacatttaattattaaaaatgatttttaaatgtaatggagatttatttttcgttacgactatgatttattgtgtcggttgcccttagcaacggctagcaacttataatacattgtatcacggtttttgctttaaattttaaagcaccgcttggattgacatgaaatttggcaaacacatagataacatgttaaagaataaaaatgatattgggcctctgtgtgcttttgtcctgggggtgagtttcacctcttatgaagggtgaaaaaatatatgttcaaaataagtttggaaatggataaaacgtctaattctaagcacttttcgttctatagcattttttcaccaagttaatacctttcgagttattttcgagtaaataccttaatttttcaacaaacaaaaaaaacacgtttttaggcggtttttgacaaataactcaaaaaataagtgttttattgaaaaaatgggttttaacaataatatagataattaaaatttgaaaaaaatcatgtatgcatgaaatctctagacccagtacaaacaaagttctagctaatgaaaaataagttcatatccgtcaaattttaaagtgaattatttcaacgtgggataatcaaaaaatcatgcactttttggagaaaaataaagtatttaaaaaaatatgtatatctgtttttaaaaaatgtttatagcatCAGAAGTAAGTAAGTTACTCTGAAAATaaagtttatcttttttttttggtcaaaaaactcgaaagtcaacccccaattagcatcttaaataacattaatcattaccgcttcacaagttactttgctcatgtattatttatatgatctgtaagtatcatcggttcaaagggcttatttaaaaaaaatggttttaaaataaatttgttttaatttttaatttaaaaaaaaatgtttttttctaaataacttaaaatttattaatgtgaccaaaaatcacaaagagtaatAAAAGTTAGTTTTTGCTGTTacgaatattttggattttttgcttttatttgaaaggtaaaaatttgttaagatatgggtgttctaaatttgcatacactcgtgattattgactagttcaagtcctttaactactgccccttcaaaaataagcattttgaaccaatgaaacttacagacataaacgacacatacacgagtaaCACAACATTGAAGTGaaattgattaatttcatttttgatgctaattagggggtgactttcccgagttctttgaccaaaaaaaagatatcaactttatttttagcgtaacttgcttacttttgatgctataagcttttttttaaaacagatatacatatttttttaaacactttaaaaacgtTGTAATGATTTTTCCCCAAAAAGTTCATGATTTatcggttatttcacgttgaactaattcactttgaaatttgacggatatgaacctccTTTTCATTAGCAAGAGCTTTGTttttactgggtctagagatttcacgcgtacaccgattttttcaatttttaatttgctatatttttgttaacactttttttcaataaagtacttactttttgagttatttgtcaaaaaccgcctaaaaacgtgtcttctttgttgttgaaaaatgaatgtgtttactcgaaaggtattaacttggtgaaaaaatgctatagaacaaaaggtgcttagaattagatgttttatccatttccaaatttattttgaacgtatattttttcccTTAGAATGGGTGAAACTCGCCCCTAGGACAAAAACACACAGAGGctcaatatcatttttattctttaatatattatctatgtgtttgccaaattccatgtcaatcccAGCGGTGCTTTGAAAGTTAAAgcgaaaaccgtgattcaatgtattataagttgctagccgttgctaagtgCAACCaacacaataaatcacagtcgaaacgaaaaataaatctccactacactttaaaaatcatttttattaattaaatgtaacttcgggtcaaaataatttttattttaagataacatcaGTCagttctttagtcaatgactgtgaaataatttcttaattgttataaataaagtcactacgatttaagaaaacaaaaacaattatctcggcttcagttggccgtagaatatttttatttggttttgaatctttattttggcttctgcaacaataatctgcaagttagaaactcatagcaTGTACAGGGGaagcttcagttctaaatgtttataacgaaatttgcccccttattttcaaacccgaaataagaggctgaaaaatgttatacgcatttatttacatcagaatatgaaaatataagtctttagaaggagagtggatctaggattaactctgtacgattttttttttcaaaaagttatagccttggacatttgacctcttgggataaacaaattataatatctaagcaacaagttcacaaattgggcaatacaattttttttatgtttagtattgaaatatcttcattttaaagccttaaaaaatatataaaaaatatttttacaataaataatgcaattgcaaaaacagccattttggacctttcgcaggctgttttgcaataacgtattaacaaaattaaacttgcaatatctcaaattgtaggttttttaatttactacaattttctatttaaaactttttctctaaaatgaatatcccaagctgcaaaattaaaaatcttaaaaattgcaaatttaacaaatgaaaatcgtcataaataaaaaatcgcaaaaaatttttggttacattttagtataagttattcttggcatcgtcctttacaacacctgataggtttcaaaaattcctgaattatatcatgaaatcgacctatttttcacccacagcttggactataaTTATGATTTAGAAGATAAAGTGCCTACGTATAATCTGTTTTTCTTTTATTGAAAGCCTTTTGTGTCCTGCTATACGTTTGTTATGCCAGTTTGTCCGATTTatgtttttggacagtcaccacatgtttttatttgctttttgttTTGGCTTATTATCCTTAATGTATTTGCTTAAGATGTTGTTCGTACTTAAAACTGATGTTATTTCTTTCTTTTATGTGTTTGTCTATTTTTGATCATATCTTTTCTGCATATGTAATAGAGCAGAAACGCAGAAACTCTACAAAAGCCGCTATTCCATATACAACAACCACTGTCTCAGAACAGAATACTTTTTAGAAAAATGTACAACAGGCGGAAGTAAGATGTCACAAGAAAATAACTTTAAACTCACCTTTTACCTTTAGATTTTCTAGCAATATTACACCGTCTCTATCAACTTTGTCACTCCCATTTAAGTTCAACCTGCTTCCATAATACTTGGGAAAACAACTAATTACTTCTTGGATATTATGTTTTTTCTGGAAGCCTTGAAGTTCCGGTACAATTTTCTCATAGAATGCTATTTCGGATTTGAATGTCATTTGAACATTAAATGCAGCTTGAGCTCCTTCACTTTGTGGAATGATCTTACCTAAAATGTTTTAAATGTTTAGTTAATTCAGAAATACGTTACATATTGTTGTAACGGTTGTTGTAAtggttttttggaaaaattcagaaaataaatttatatcatggaccacgagatcgtagattttcttcaccctgtatatgaccaaaaattgtatagagtataatttagttaataaacagtAGTTTTTCGGGGAACAGAAATCGTTACTGTGGTTTTCGTTAATGGGTTTCTTGAAAAGATTTACAGACAATGGTTCGAAACTATTGCAAAGTGCATGTTATTTCGGGTTGTGTAATTTGATATctcttagaattttaacaaaatggaaagttggatACAAATTAAGTTGGTTTTCTTAGGAAAGGAAAGTATAAATGTTTTGGGTAGGGAAAgatcgatggaagggatgagaatgtGGAGTCGGAATTTCAGAGAGAAAAGATAGACAGTGTGTGATGAATATCgggagagagcagtccagttttttgaAAAGtcagaagtcagtgtaaagtggtgaaatcggcctttgcgagcagaatcaagttgaaacgaaattgttGACCGGTTTAGAAGTAAAATTTTCCTGCGTCCGAGGAAGATTTCtttgttctgtttagaacgagtagctgattggtatctatttgcacaagatatcgagcaaggagaaaactGAGTGGAGAATTCAAGCGagtggttttgtttgttttttttgaagcagtggacgagagggaccttttcgcaacatcaAAAGAGTACGTGTCAAGAATCAAGGACAACGCAATCTGGGAAGAGaaggagtgaagaaacaaaaaggttaaaaaacggagagagcttgtttatatccacaccatatatgCTCATTtgttttgtattgaacagttctataactcagttagtcattccaactttaagtaatcaattcaaaaggagaaaagtaaattttattaaatttagtatacataaacaataatttatttaaatatttttttttggtaaaacaaggagacatcagaattaaagatttatttattaagtaagatattgttgcaacaaatttagattttaatatttttttcaaatcttatttatacagcatattggataaataaataataaattacattttTATGATATtaaatgtgtttaatttccctgtttgatcctggaaggagtaagcaactagagatactagaagccacaaatcacAGGTATTGCATCGAATACAAAATTTGCCCTGAgagtaaagtttattagaaaatttaatttgaatttggtgttgtttttacataggcagaaattaaaataattgagtagttaattaaattaagaatttgctaatcaatctaataaaagagatcaagtagagcataacaatatgtataatatttttgtgcgctaaaactataattttatggATACCACCGCTAAAATTCCTTTTAGTTTTAGTTGATTTCTTGTGCTACCTatttagtctagtcgcaacatagggggtcccgtgtacacttttaggtcgccgcgatttgatggtggtataggttttttgggtcgctgaatccaatggaagtgatctggaagcccaaatgtggtgcgtttaattgttattaacaaattatggtaaaattaggtattttttcattaattattaGAAGCTCTGTATATAAATTGGTAGTGTTAAAGTCTTCTATGGTGTATTTTTGgccgctgaatcgaatgcgactagtcgcgattactcaaaatgtgttcttattttgttaatgacaaaataattgtttattcgcagGAAAGTTCAAAATGCGTTATCCACAGCAAGTTTGTAGTGTTTCTTTATAGTATTCTTATAAGCTAAATCGATTGTTACTAGtagtgatagcttaaaccacgttctgactttgttattaataaattattgcaaaaataacggtttacagtacgtttactcacggattttgctctaaattttaaaaaaccacttggaatgacatgaaatttgacatgtACGTAgttaacatgtcaaacaaaataagtgatattgtgccgatgtgtgcttttaccctgggggtga encodes:
- the LOC126887687 gene encoding uncharacterized protein LOC126887687 encodes the protein MTIKNIEKLLEKYIDDGKNIIGSEITNLVEPGENYGGELFKIDVTIQEISTKKKDVLHLVGKIIPQSEGAQAAFNVQMTFKSEIAFYEKIVPELQGFQKKHNIQEVISCFPKYYGSRLNLNGSDKVDRDGVILLENLKVKGYHNLDRYIGYNLEDTKLLLRDLAIFQSTVVALKIKEPDVFNRKVKPFCNNYMVRSGSNPFKKMVLVIEEILAESEECKPFIPKVKRAWDKGDSKTEVREPFATICHRDLWLNNTMTKYESGKPPKNMFFDFQLYDYGSPAVDVLNFIFTSVQTAVAKQYFDDLIHHYHAEFVSNLERFGCDTEPFSYTNFLKELEMESEIVLGWTMDFVSLVVFSKKGQSLGDLNPDFEDPKFRQMMKDRMMPEAKERLLCIINQCHKYNWL